TGTTTATCTTCGATATCATGAGAAGTTAGCGGATTGGGTCTTACAGATTGCAGGGATTTTCCAGACCATCCCGTCTCTGGCCTTGTTAGGGCTCTTTATTCCCTTGATGGGAATTGGAACCTTGCCGGCTTTGACAGCTCTAGTGATTTATGCGATCTTTCCGATTTTACAAAATACCATCACTGGACTCAAGGGAATTGATCCAAGTCTACAAGAGGCTGGGATTGCCTTTGGGATGACTAGGTGGGAGCGTCTCAAGAAGTTTGAAATTCCACTTGCTATGCCTGTTATGATGTCTGGGATTCGGACGGCAGCGGTCTTGATTATCGGTACGGCAACCTTGGCGGCCTTGATTGGTGCAGGGGGACTGGGTTCCTTTATCCTTTTGGGAATTGACCGTAATAATGCCAGTCTGATTTTGATTGGGGCACTTTCTTCCGCAGTGCTTGCCATTGCCTTTAACTTCCTACTAAAAGTGATGGAAAAGGCAAAATTGCGGACGATTTTCTCTGGTTTTGCCTTGGTGACCATATTGCTTGGTTTGTCTTATAGTCCAGCTCTTTTGGCTCAAAAAGAGAAAGAAAACTTGGTTATTGCTGGGAAATTGGGACCGGAACCAGAAATTTTGGCCAATATGTATAAACTCCTTATTGAAGAAAATACCAGCATGACTGCGACTGTTAAACCGAATTTTGGGAAAACAAGCTTTCTTTATGAAGCTTTGAAAAAAGGCGATATTGACATCTATCCTGAATTTACTGGTACGGTGACTGAAAGTTTGCTGCAACCATCACCTAAAGTGAGTCATGAGCCAGAGCAGGTTTATCAGGTGGCGCGTGATGGTATTGCCAAACAGGATCATCTAGCCTATCTCAAACCCATGTCTTATCAAAATACCTATGCTGTAGCTGTTCCAAAAAAGATTGCTCAAGAATATGGCTTGAAGACCATTTCGGACTTGAAAAAAGTGGAAGGGCAGTTGAAGGCTGGATTTACACTCGAATTTAATGACCGTGAAGATGGAAATAAGGGCTTACAATCAATGTATGGTCTCAATCTCAATGTAGCTACGATGGAACCAGCCCTTCGCTATCAGGCTATTCAGTCAGGTGATATTCAAATCACGGACGCCTATTCGACTGATGCGGAATTGGCGCGTTATGATTTGCAGGTCTTGGAAGATGACAAGCAACTCTTCCCACCTTATCAAGGAGCTCCACTGATGAAAGAAGCTCTTCTCAAGAAACATCCAGAGTTGGAAACAGTTCTCAATAAATTGGCTGGTAAAATTACTGAAAGCCAGATGAGCCAGCTCAACTACCAAGTCGGTGTTGAAGGCAAGTCAGCAGAACAAGTAGCCAAGGAGTTTTTGGTTCAAGAAGGTCTTCTAAAATAGAAGCAGATTTCCTTATAAATTTTTAAAAATCTTCGATTTGTATTCGAGGATTTTTTGTTATGAAAATTTTACTTTCACTTGACAAGTGAGTGGGCACTCACTATAATAGTTTTATATTCTAAGAGTGAGTGAACACTTACCTAGGAGGATTCAAATGAAAACATTGCTACATTTACAAGATTTAGAAAAATCTTTTGGTCGTCAAATGGTCTTAGATCACGTTGGTTTTGATTTACAGCCTGGAGAAATCATTGGTCTAATTGGTCCATCAGGTGCTGGTAAATCAACTATGATTAAAACTATGCTAGGAATGGCAAAGGCGGATAGCGGTATCGCTTTAGTCTTGAATCATACTATGCCAAATCGTCATATTTTAGGTGATATTGGCTATATGGCTCAGTCTGATGCTCTTTATGAGGCCTTGTCAGGACAAGAAAATTTAGAATTTTTCGGTCAGCTAAAAGGTCTTTCCAAAAAAGATTTAAAGGATGAAATTGCCCATGTAGCTCAAGTGGTCGATCTAACAGATCACTTAAATAAGGCAGTATCTGGTTATTCCGGAGGGATGAAACGACGCTTGTCGCTAGCCATTGCGCTTTTAGGAAATCCGCAACTCTTGATTTTAGACGAACCAACGGTTGGAATCGACCCTTCTCTTCGAAAGAAAATCTGGGAAGAATTAATCATGCTTAGAGACAAGGGGGTAGGAATTCTAGTAACAACCCATGTCATGGATGAAGCAGAGCTGACAGATAAGGTTGGTCTCTTGTTAGGTGGAAACATCATTGCCTTTGATACACCAAAAAATCTTAAAGAAAGTTATGGTGTGTCAAGTATTGAAGAAGTCTTTTTGAAAGTAGAAGGAGAGTAAGATGAGAACTCTAGCTATTACGAAAAAAGTGATAAAAGAATTGCTTCGTGACAAACGAACCCTTGCCATGATGTTTGTAGCCCCAGTTTTTATCATGTGGTTGATGAACCTTATGTTTTCAGCTAGCACAACCGTGAATATTAAACTAGCGGCACAAAATCTTCCAACTAGTTTGGTGACGAAAATGGATGATTTGGATCATGTTAGTGTACAGACTTACAATGATCTCAATCAAGCGAAGAAAGACTTAGCTGATGAAAAAGTAGATGCGGTGGTTTCTTATAAAAATGGTGAATATCAGGTCGATTATGCAAATACAGATGCCTCTAAAACATCTATGACTCGACAAGTATTGCGAACCAGTATCGCTAGTGAAGGAAGTAATCAATTACTAGCTCGTATCAAGCAAGCTCTCCCAAACTTGAATTTGGAGGTAAAAGCACCGGAAATCAGGGAATCCTACCAATATGGTGATGAAAATACAAACTTCTTTACAAGTATGATTCCAGTTTTGATAGGCTTTGTAGTTTTCTTTTTTGTTTTTTTGATTTCAGGAATGGCACTTTTGAAAGAGCGTACCAGTGGTACACTAGAGCGTTTATTAGCAACTCCAGTCAAACGTTCTGAAATCGTATATGGTTACATGTTGTCTTACGGTATCATTGCGATTTTTCAGACAGCAGTGGTAGTTCTAGCAGCCATTTGGTTATTAGATATAGAAGTTGTCGGAAATCTATTTAATGTTATAATAGTTAATGTAGTACTGGCTCTTGTAGCTTTGGCCTTTGGAATTCTCTTATCTACCTTGGCGAAATCAGAATTCCAAATGATGCAATTTATTCCTCTTGTGATTATGCCGCAGCTCTTTTTCTCAGGAATTATTCCATTGTCATCAATGGGAGACTGGGCTCAGACGGTCGGTTTATTTTTGCCTTTGACCTACTCAGGTGATGCGATGAGTCAGATTATTCTTTACGGACGTGGTATTGGAGATGTTTTGCCAAATATCGGCGTTCTACTGATTTTCCTTGTCATTTTGACAATTCTCAATATTGTAGGATTACGACGTTATCGTAAAGTTTAAAGAAAAACACAAAAAAATACTAAAAGGGATGAATGTTTAATGGATAAGACAATTTTTGAATCATTTGAAGATTACTTAGAGGAAGCAAATTATCCTCAAGGGAAGAAAAAAATCATGCGGTCGGCAGTAGATCTCATTTCGACCAAAGGCTATAATGGCACCTCCACCCTTCAAATAGCTGAGCATGCTGGATTCAGTCAGGCTACGTTATTTAAGTATTTTAAAACGAAAGTCGATTTGTTAACGGCTATTTTACACCCTGTAGTTCCAGGACTATTTGGAAGTTTTTTTGAAAAACTGTTAACTTTTGAAACGACAGAAGAAAAAGTTCATTATCTTGTCCATAATCGAATGACCTATCTAAAAAATAATCGTGCTCTGATAAAAATCATTCTTCATGAAACATTCTCTAATAATAAACTAAGAAATGAACAGAAATTTATATGGAATACTATCCAGGATAAACTTCTGATGCTCCACAAGGAATTGTTGGAAGATCCACGTGTTAATCCTGAATTAACGATTTCTCAAATGGTTCGCATCTGTATGGGTCCTTTGTTAGCTTACTTCTCTCAACTATATGTCGTTGGCGACAATGGCGAATTGAGAGAAGAGGACTTAGACTTGTTAGAAAAACAAATCTTAGGTGGTTTGTGGAAGTAGCAAGTTTCTAAATATAGAATGAAAAAACAACTTTTAAAAGTTGTTTTTTGTTTAATTGGATTTTATACTCAATGAAAATCAAAAAGCAAACTAGGAAGCTAGCCGCAGGCTGTACTTGAGTACGGCAAGGTGAAGCTGACGTGGTTTGAATTTGATTTTCGAAGAGTATTAGTTTTTTTCTGCGCGAGATATTATCTGTA
The Streptococcus toyakuensis genome window above contains:
- a CDS encoding TetR/AcrR family transcriptional regulator; translation: MDKTIFESFEDYLEEANYPQGKKKIMRSAVDLISTKGYNGTSTLQIAEHAGFSQATLFKYFKTKVDLLTAILHPVVPGLFGSFFEKLLTFETTEEKVHYLVHNRMTYLKNNRALIKIILHETFSNNKLRNEQKFIWNTIQDKLLMLHKELLEDPRVNPELTISQMVRICMGPLLAYFSQLYVVGDNGELREEDLDLLEKQILGGLWK
- a CDS encoding ABC transporter permease, with the protein product MRTLAITKKVIKELLRDKRTLAMMFVAPVFIMWLMNLMFSASTTVNIKLAAQNLPTSLVTKMDDLDHVSVQTYNDLNQAKKDLADEKVDAVVSYKNGEYQVDYANTDASKTSMTRQVLRTSIASEGSNQLLARIKQALPNLNLEVKAPEIRESYQYGDENTNFFTSMIPVLIGFVVFFFVFLISGMALLKERTSGTLERLLATPVKRSEIVYGYMLSYGIIAIFQTAVVVLAAIWLLDIEVVGNLFNVIIVNVVLALVALAFGILLSTLAKSEFQMMQFIPLVIMPQLFFSGIIPLSSMGDWAQTVGLFLPLTYSGDAMSQIILYGRGIGDVLPNIGVLLIFLVILTILNIVGLRRYRKV
- a CDS encoding ABC transporter permease/substrate-binding protein, whose translation is MTNLIATFQDRFSDWLTALSQHLQLSLLTLLLAIFIAIPLAVYLRYHEKLADWVLQIAGIFQTIPSLALLGLFIPLMGIGTLPALTALVIYAIFPILQNTITGLKGIDPSLQEAGIAFGMTRWERLKKFEIPLAMPVMMSGIRTAAVLIIGTATLAALIGAGGLGSFILLGIDRNNASLILIGALSSAVLAIAFNFLLKVMEKAKLRTIFSGFALVTILLGLSYSPALLAQKEKENLVIAGKLGPEPEILANMYKLLIEENTSMTATVKPNFGKTSFLYEALKKGDIDIYPEFTGTVTESLLQPSPKVSHEPEQVYQVARDGIAKQDHLAYLKPMSYQNTYAVAVPKKIAQEYGLKTISDLKKVEGQLKAGFTLEFNDREDGNKGLQSMYGLNLNVATMEPALRYQAIQSGDIQITDAYSTDAELARYDLQVLEDDKQLFPPYQGAPLMKEALLKKHPELETVLNKLAGKITESQMSQLNYQVGVEGKSAEQVAKEFLVQEGLLK
- a CDS encoding ABC transporter ATP-binding protein; its protein translation is MKTLLHLQDLEKSFGRQMVLDHVGFDLQPGEIIGLIGPSGAGKSTMIKTMLGMAKADSGIALVLNHTMPNRHILGDIGYMAQSDALYEALSGQENLEFFGQLKGLSKKDLKDEIAHVAQVVDLTDHLNKAVSGYSGGMKRRLSLAIALLGNPQLLILDEPTVGIDPSLRKKIWEELIMLRDKGVGILVTTHVMDEAELTDKVGLLLGGNIIAFDTPKNLKESYGVSSIEEVFLKVEGE